The DNA window AcgtcctgcagaggcaggagctggGCGACAGCCTGGACGATGAGATCGCCGTGTAGGTGCCGTGGTGCTAGCAGGCGGAGGCCGTGGCCGAGGTGTGGAGGGCCAAGTCGGGCTGCTTCCCCGGGTAGGGGCTGCCGGCGAATATGCGCACTGCTGAGGATAATACCCAGGGGCCCAGAAGCGTTTACAGTTTCAGAAAAGGATTAGGATTTTGCTTTGGAGGGTCACGTGGGGAAGACATTGGATTCCCAGAAGTGATTCAGCTCCTCCCTCCTGCTTGTGACTACTGGGTGGGCGGGGGTTGGGCAAGGGGCCTCTCAGAGCCCGTGGCTTTGGGAAGGGGTCCCTCTTGAGGACCACCAGGCTGCTGAAGGACCTGCTCCCTCTGCCCGCTGCATCATCAGGCTCCCCTGCTCTGTCGTGTGatgtccccttccccccccccgcccccccccccccgctacTTCTGTGGTCCCGACTATGAAGGGAAGCCATTGGTACCTTCTCAGGTACTTTGTGTTTGGATATCAGGATGCTACCAGTTGCCTAACTCTCCCCTGACCTTCGTGGGAGGAATTCCTTCTCTGGGCCCTTGCGAAGATTGTAGAGGTTGAATGCTCTAGGCTGAAAGACAGGATAGTCCTTTCAGTGTGAACGTGGAATTGGGATGTGTCACATTGCGGGGATAAGCTTTCAGATGAATTGGATCCAAATGTTTTCTCTAGGTGGGCTTCAGGTGTTGCTACTGAGGGAGACTGGGAGTTTACCGTCACTCAGGCCCTTGCCGTGAAAGCCCGTGGGGAGGACAGCCTCTTGCCTGCCCTAGATCACTTAGGTCTGATTCCTCAGTGTGGATGTCCTGCCCACCTCCTGCCTGCAAGTCCAGCTCATCCACATGGAGGCTGGAAAGCCGCCCTCTCTCCCCTGTGTCCTGCCTCAGGGGCTGTGCCAGCTGAAGCTTTTGTAGCACTCTTGCCTCTATAAAAGCCTCAGAGACCCGGAGCCCCCAGCCTTACCTCTCAACCTGTCCCTTCCACTGGGCAGTAGTCAGTTTTTACTgcggaaaaaaaaacccaaacatagaCTGGTAGCTGAGACTGCTCAAGTCCACTCTTCAGAATCACTGCCACTTAAGTCAGAGACGATAATCACTTTGCCCTTGACCTGTCTCCCTGTGGGTGCATGCCTCGAGCACACCTGTAAAAAGTGCCAGGTGGAATTCTCTTTCACCATCTAGGCCTAGAGATTACCACCTGGTACAGTGAGCTGATTGGGGCAGGGAGGGCTAGCTTACTTGTCCTTGGTTCCGGTAAGGCCCTAAGTGGCTGTTAACAGATTTAAAGGTGCCTGAAGAGAGAGCTGAGACCTGCTAGTGCCAAGTGTTGGGGAAATAAGTCTTTATCTTGGACAGCAAACCACAGACCCAGACTGCAGTGTTATTTGGGGATCAATTGGTAAGGATGTAGTTGCAAAATTGAGTTCTTCAAGCCTAACTTGGcttcataaaatatagaaatggaaGTTCAGGTCTTTTCTTATAGCTGCAGTTGGATTTCTTCTAGACCAGAAAGtccaaattaaggaaataaatgtaGCTTTATGTTAGCCTTCCTTGGTGCACGAGGGTGTCAGTGGAGTGGGacgggtgcgtgtgtgtgtgcatgtgtgtacacgtgtgctGGCATTGACACACACGTGTGAGGGAAGGTGTATACGTGTGCATAGGCTTGTGAGAAGTGaccagagagaagagaatgggaaTCTCCAGGGTGTTTGAATCAACAGTAGATTTGTGTTCTTTTCCTAATGTGCATTTGGTTGGAGAGAGGTGGTTCTGTTTTCGTTACACTCTCTAATTAATCATTGGAAGTAGGTCCAGATACACAAGGGAAGGAAGAACCATGAAATCAAAGGAGAGAGGTTAGGAGTCCGGTTTGGCTGAGCCTCTCTAGCTAGCTTACAAAATCCTACCCGGGCTTCCTTGAGTGTGGGACCTCTTAGCTCATTAGAATTTGGGGTGTTCAGGGGAGGGAAGGTCTGGCTTCTCCAGACCCACTGCCTGCAAGCAGGGGCTGAGGACAGAGCCAGAGGCCAGTGGATTAGGTGTGTGGAATGTGGTAGGAGAAGGCTTGTTCGGGATGGGGAGAAGAGTGGGTGGGGGGGATAGTTTCTAAAAGGGTCTTGAAAACCTTgccaagggagggaagaaaggaggcgGTGGAGAGATTGAAGAATTGGAGAGACTAGTTCTATGTACCGCTGACTTGGGACCCATTTAAGACCCTTGCCCTCGGGGTGCTCCACAGTGGTTTCCACCCACCTCGGCACCATTCTTTCCCCAGTTCAGGCCCTCCCTGGAGCACTGGTTTGTGTGTTGGCATTCTCCTCAGTGTGACCCACACCAGCACGCACTAGGTGTGTTGGAGGTGGAGGAGACAAAGGACAGATCTAGGGGCCTTGAAGGGTCACCAGCCACTGGGGCAGGAAAGGGAATGTTGCAGACCTGATCTCCGAGCAATGTCACCCTGTCCTCTCTCCTTGCTTCTCGCTCTGCTAACTCAACTCCTGCCCCCCTCTTTttcatccttctactctgccctGTATGGAGGACAAGTGGACACCAGGGGCGCCTCCCTTACTGTACCTGCCCCAGCCTTTCCTGGGTGCCAGCAGACTCTTGGGTACACAAGGCTCCCACAGTTGCGGAGCCAGGAAAGAATTTCTCTACACAGGATGGACTGTATATTGGGACTGAAAATTATATTCCTGCTTATACTAATGCTGTCTATAAAGCCTCTTCGTAGCCTCACTTCTCTCAACTCTCATTTAGGggttgtattccttttattttctctttgcctgaCTGCTTCTTCCcactctgccccctccccgctgAGCCCTCTACTTCCTAAAACTGTGTGGCATTAACTCTGTTGGATCAACTCTCTGGGAAAAGATTCTGTTCATGTAAGTGCACTTACTCCCTGGATGTTGTCACTAGTCTAGTGGCTTTTGCTAAATAAacctttcttatttctaaaagcttttccattgtcttttcttgcctcttctattctacctgctccttctccccacccacctcccaacTTCCCAAGCCCAGTGGCATCAGCTCTGTGACGCACGATTCCCAAGGGTGTGTGGTGTTTAGAAAGAACTCCTGTGTTCCTTCAAGGAGCGGGGGAAGGTGGAGTCTTCAGTGGCAGTTTATTCAGACCAGCCTTGCAGGATCGGGCTGTACCAACGGTTCTAATCCAAGGGCGATTTCGCTCCCCCAAGGGATGGATGTTTGGtgacgtctggagacatttttggttgtcacaactcggAAGGAGGCTATTGACACATAGTGGTTGGAAGCCAGGGGTGTTGCTAAATATTCTACAATGAACAGAACAGccccaccacaaagaattatccagcccaaaatgtcagtaatgCCTAGGCTatccccgtttttttttttttggactctcCCAAACCCCAGGTCTTTTCAAACTCCAAACATCACTGGAATATATTGGCGGCGGCAGCAAGTTTTGAGTGCTTGAAAAAGTACATCATAGATACTTTCACATATAATTAAGATCATCAAGATTATAAAATTTCACTGACTCCCCGACTAAATGTCTGAAATATGTAGTTGGTAGGTTTCTGGATGGGCCCATTCCAGGAATGTCCATACTGTAGGCAAACAGACTTTTCTTCCCACACCTGCCTAGAAGGGTTATGGTGTCGCTGAAACACAGCTCAGCAGAGGAGTCCTGACTCATTGAGATGTGGACTTTCCTGCAGGgagtagaaatgaaaagggaggagGGTTGCTGGCAGAGAGGGATGGTAGAGAAATATGGAGCTGCAGGATCTCGCAGAACCCACATCTTGAAAACCAGGCTCCCCTGACTGCAATGCATAACCATTTTGAAGGCAGAGGTTTTGTTAAACCTGATACTTTGGTGGTAGGCCAGGCCTGAAGGAAAGTTGGAGGGTCAGATCAACCAGGGTCATATACCCTCTGCCCTTTTCTGGCTGAGTGAACTGAACTGAGCcttattttcttatctgtaaaatgggaatacaacACACCACATAAGGCTATAATGAAGCGTAGATGAGATTGTATTTTAGAAGCACCCAGCAGAATGCCTGGCAGTGGCCCAGGGTGCAGTACGGTTTACCCCCTAATTAACTGGGAGGGGGAGGCTGTGTTTGTGCCGCTCAGTGCAGTTGTGTTCTGCGTGCATTTTCTGCTGTGCGGAAACTATTCAGAACTCTGTACCGAGAAAGCTCCTGGGGTCATAATGACACTACGTTAAATGTGAAAGGTGGAAAGTACCCTGTCCTTAGGGACAAAACGCTAAATTCTCACACCTGCCAGGCCATGATTAGCATGTGTTGTGGCCCTTGGGCTCAGTCCCTGGCCTTTGGATggcgttctctctctctctttttttttttacactgtgcTCTGTGCCCATGATGTGGCTGTCctggaggagggagtgagggctgggcagagggagagagaccagATGAGGAGTGATTCCTCACCCGGTCTTCCCACAGACCATGCTGAGACAAGTCCACTCCGTGTCCCCCTCCTCGTACTCCCTCAGGAGCCCTGTCAAGGGGACACACGTGCATAGCAGCATCCGTAGGGAGAAACCTCCGAGGGCTCCGGTGGCCTTTCCATTTAGGAAAGCAGGAGGTCAGAGTGAGGACTAAAGACTCGCCAGAGTCACTCATCTGTTCCCGCCGGGAGCTGGGCCCTGGAAGCAATGGAATAATGTCAGGGCTGCCTGCAGAtcaccctgccccccccccaacagTGAGTGGGTGGGACCCTGCATGTCCTGGCTCCCAGGCCAGTTGGAGCCTGCAAATCAAGTAGACTCTGGGACTCTGACTTAGTGGCTGGAGAGTGGGGTGAGGAGTGGGGCAGTGGGTGCAGGACTGGTGTGTGATGGGGGTTTGAGCCAGCCTGTCTCTCACAAAAGAACCACAAACGATATTTTAGCAGAACAGTGATAAGCAGAAGCAGCTTGGCCGAACTATAAAGTGGGGCTTCGGAAGACTTAACTATGTGACCACTGGAAGGGTAAGGGGAGATCCTCCACCCCAACCCATTGGCCAAGCAGTGGGGAAGCAGAGACAAGGGGAGGGTTGGTGCCAGGGTCCCTGAAAGGAAATGCCCCCTTGCAGTGAAGGGGCCCACTGAGTCATTAGGGAGATGAAGTGAGAGGTAAATAAGGCCTAAAATTAAGACCATCAAACATaagctcttttttctttaaccacATAATGGGCAGAACCGATGTCCTTGCTGCACCCTCGACGCTCATTCATTTTTCTGGGTCAGAGTTGGCTATGAGGTTTGCTCAGAAATGGAATAAGGGTCAGGGCTGTCTGCTGGGACATTTCTTGGTACTAGGAAGCAGTGTTTTCACATGTTTACCGGGCTTTTTAGACATGACTCAACAGAGCCATGTAAAGATGCCCcctgggtcaaaaatgatctgtTCTGCTTCAGCCAGAGATGTCCCTTCCAAATGAAGGATCATGGTACACGTGGTGGGAATGGGCCCCAGCCCTATTTGCCTCTTTTCTGCCTTATGCGTGGGGCATGTTGTCCTCCCCGTTCCACCCctcagaagagctaacacctaagaAGCTTTCAAACTGCAGAGATTCTGCTGGTGGAACCGAGAGGAAAGGGCGTTCAACCCTTCTCCCTCAGTGTGAGCTCTCCCACGGTGCAGGGCAAGGACCAATCACAGAGGGACCAACAGGAAGGCCGGGgtcttagagcagtggttctcatacctgagctgcatcagaatcacctagagggcAATTAGAACACAGATTGAGGGGCCCACCCcgcagagtttctgattcagtaggtctgagaatttcatttctaacaaattccccgGGGTTGCTCACACTGCTGGTCTGAGCACCTCACTTTGAAAACCACCATTTTAGAAGATAGGCTCAAACTTTGGGTattgtctttcaaaaaaaaaaaaaaaagagagaggcagggatATGGGCCTGGTGTTGCTAGGCAACTGGTAGCAGAAGGGGAATGCGATGGGGACCAGGGACTGAGAAGCACAGGTGGTACAGGGTGACCTCAGACTTGACAGAAGGCTGTCACTAACTTTGGTTTATTGGCCTCTCTGTAGAGACATAAATAGGCATCATCCCCCGTTTCCCTGAAGCGTTGTCCGCTAACAAGACAGCTGCCGCCACCCAGCAGCCCTACTTGAAGGCCTGGCAGCTGCCTGAGGAAAGCCTGTCTCCCGGCCGGACCTTCTGCTCCTTGCCCCAGAAGGTTTTGAGCTTGCGATAGTACACCTTGCAGCTGAAGCCCTCCTTGAAGCCCCCCTTGATGTGGCTCTTGAGGGAGTGCAGCGTCGGGTACATACGGCAGCAGCCCGCACACTTGTAGCCTTTCTGCTGGGCCGGGTACCACTTGGAGGCCATGAGGATGTCCTGGGTTGTGATGTAGTCTGTGGAATCCAGGCCGTGCCTGGATTTCTTGGTGGCCTCTTGGGGGCAGGTGTTctctggggaggaagaggacGAGCAGATGCTCTCAGCCGTGTCCTCTGGGAGGCAGTTGTCCCTCCTGCCCTCGTCCCGCTGCACCTCTGGGAAGCTGTAGGTCTCCAGGTGGCTCTCTTTGTCCTTGCATACAAAGTAGCTGTAAGGGGAGAACCAGGGCCGGTAGATGGTGCAGTTCCACCTCAGCTGCTCTCTGTTTGGGGGGTCCCCCAAGATGCAGTCTGCAAAGGAAAGGGCTGGGTCTGAGCCTCGAGCCAGGCAGGGAGCAGTGAGGCCTGGGGTGGCTGGAGGCCGGGCGGAGAAGCAGAAGGGCAAGAAGGCAGGTAGTCAGGCAGGACCTCAGGTTACCTCTGCCCCTCCGTGAGTGCAGTTCTGAGAGCAGgcagaggatggggtggggagagcagtCTAAGGCATTCCTTCCTGCTGTCCAGAGAAAAGCAGTTTGATCTCTGGGTAGAGACTCCCCTTGCAATGACTAACTAAGCCTTGGCATTTGTCAGGTGCATCCCTCCCTGCAGACAcctttcctctgcctcctctgAGCATAGACACAGGTGGCTCAGCAGACAGCCAGACCTCTGGCCTCCTAGAGCCCCTCTTTCTACCACCACTGGTTGCGGCCGCTTCTCCAGCCTCACTGTCTGCCTGCAACAGCCCAGTCAGGCAGAAAGTGCTGTTCTCCATCAGCCTGAGAGACaggagaggagaagcagaggacTCTACAGACCTGCAGGTCTCTGCTAAAGGAAGCACCGGACAGGAGACTACAGGGGGAAAGGCAGCACGTGGCGATCCCACACACAGGCACCCTGCCCTTAGGGGAGCAGCCCCTGTTCCCCCAGCTTCTCACATGTGCCCGCCTGAGTCAGAGAAGGCCTCACCTGGTGAGAACACTGTGTTGTGCACCCCATGCCGGAGAGCGCTGCTTTGGTGCTGGGGTagcagggcctgggctgggctggacgCCTCAGTGGGAAACACCGTCTTTGCAATGCCTGGGTTACAGAAGAAACACTCTGGTGAGCTGGGCGAGGTTGGGCATCCTCTTCTTGGGACCCCTCCCCccgagacctacctagaggttcAACCTTGGTGCTTTAAGGCACTGCAAAACTGAAGCAAAATAATGACCTTTGTGGCATCCACATAGGCAGAGCTATTCTGGATGAGCTCCTGGGGAATTCCAAATGGGGTGCTGGTTTCACTGAGACCCTGGAAAGGTCCTCTCCAAAGAAGAATATAAGATGTGGACCAGATGACAGCTTTCTGCCTGGCCCTCCCCTTTCTTGACCCTCCTGCAgctctccgtgtgtgtgtgtgtgtgtgtgtgtgtgttttcactcTGCACTGCAGCCTTTGGGTCCCTGGAGGGCCCAGAGGAGGGAGTCTGGTCGTGGACCGCGTAGCTATGTTACAAGATCCCTTTGAGGACGAGAAGCCCGTTTCTCCAATTAAAACACCTCCCACCGACAGCCAGAGAGTGTTCAGGTGGACCCCAGCTGCCTGATGGTTGCGAATACTTGGGTTAAGAAGCTGACTTGCCTCAAATCGCAGAGCAGTAGCTGTGCTCAGTTTGGGAAACAGATGGATACAGATGTCCTGTGTATAGGCAAATGGATGTTTAGGAGAACCACTTCAGAGGacagcacttctcaaactttaatgtgcgtAGGAATCACCTGGacatcttgttaaaaatgcagattctgattcagcgggtctggggtagggcctgagattctgccttGTTCTAAGAAGCTCCCAGGTGTTGCAGGTCCATGGACCATGCTTTGAATAGCAAGTCCTCAGAACATTCTACTTTATTCCATGATAGGCTCATCAGTTACCACCACCCCCCCCTTAGGTTCCTTCTGATGGATTGATAAGTCTAGATCTTCTCCAGGTTTCAAAACAGGGCTGAAACTAGTAGCTACTCCTTACTTAGACAAACTGTCACTTTGAGGGTTCATGCAGattcagagggggaaaaaagcctgACAACAAATGTTTCCCCCATCCTTCCCTTGCAAGAAATGAATACACGGCAGGAACTACTTACCATGTATGcagcattttgaaaaattattttctccccatGTGTAATTTGACTTTCTCACTAAATCGTGGTCCTGTAACATGATCTGGTAGAGTACTCAATTAACAAGCTTCAGAAAACCACATTTTTGTGGCCCTAGTGGCACGAGAGTTTACCTGGCAAGGTGGTGGCACGTGAGGACGTGATATCAGGAAAAGTGCTCAGAGCAGAGGAAGAGATTCGAGGTTCAGAAATGCTGAGGAGTGAGAAGTTCTCCATATTCTGACTACTGAAGTGTATGGAGATCACACACACCTGCTCCCAAGAGGCTGGTTGGGTTGTCTAGGCAATAAACATTCTGAGCTCAGTTGACATCACAAGAGGACCACATGATTCTACTCGCCAGGGGAGGTTATCCCTCTCAAAGATGGATGGGGTCTGTAGCAAGCaagatacaaaaatttaaaagatgtttttcaCTTGTCATTC is part of the Balaenoptera musculus isolate JJ_BM4_2016_0621 chromosome 1, mBalMus1.pri.v3, whole genome shotgun sequence genome and encodes:
- the SPATA46 gene encoding spermatogenesis-associated protein 46, encoding MENFSLLSISEPRISSSALSTFPDITSSRATTLPGIAKTVFPTEASSPAQALLPQHQSSALRHGVHNTVFSPDCILGDPPNREQLRWNCTIYRPWFSPYSYFVCKDKESHLETYSFPEVQRDEGRRDNCLPEDTAESICSSSSSPENTCPQEATKKSRHGLDSTDYITTQDILMASKWYPAQQKGYKCAGCCRMYPTLHSLKSHIKGGFKEGFSCKVYYRKLKTFWGKEQKVRPGDRLSSGSCQAFK